The Lycium barbarum isolate Lr01 chromosome 9, ASM1917538v2, whole genome shotgun sequence genome has a segment encoding these proteins:
- the LOC132609917 gene encoding uncharacterized protein LOC132609917 — MDPRFHYLMPSIPATKEIKQNWNVIRGSIDQQIDSSLCLSLGHSSSPSESKRSSGIVCTSISPAKESDESSMDLEVDFGLYLANEKTPRPKSLTISDPKVLDAGPAIDLELSLSSSAAESDVTTLHLTSTSPQSIVKVPHGFLGAFQTDEVSTDSHWKTGSDFHPLHVPQHKGSSYCSKQAIKEVEPSPKSPVSCTSGSTKQQQRSCCIKRCQFKGCVKGARGASGFCIAHGGGRRCQKPDCHKGAEGRTAFCKAHGGGRRCEFLGCTKSAEGRTDFCIAHGGGRRCSHEGGCTRAARGKSGLCIRHGGGRRCQEENCTRSAEGLSGLCISHGGGRRCQYPQCPKGAQGSTVFCKAHGGGKRCTFEGCNKGAEGSTPFCKGHGGGKRCSFKGGGGVCPKSVHGGTLFCVAHGGGKRCAVPECSKSARGRTDFCVRHGGGKRCKFQGCGKSAQGSTDFCKAHGSGKRCSWGPPGSEFSQNDIPCNSDKRVHGVGTLGAVILDSTPQNPGKMKEIVNAEDMYNNILTSIGWKYFGFNQANMPVGGSSSAVSEGRVHGGGLMAMLAGGSGHTLNSSTAQ; from the coding sequence ATGGATCCCAGATTCCACTATTTAATGCCTTCAATCCCTGCCACAAAGGAAATAAAACAAAATTGGAACGTGATTCGTGGATCTATTGATCAGCAAATTGATTCATCTTTGTGTCTAAGCTTAGGCCATTCATCAAGTCCTTCAGAAAGTAAGCGGAGTTCAGGCATTGTATGCACCTCAATATCTCCAGCGAAAGAAAGTGATGAGTCGTCGATGGACCTGGAAGTGGACTTTGGTCTTTATCTTGCTAATGAGAAGACACCAAGGCCAAAAAGTTTGACTATCTCCGATCCAAAAGTACTTGATGCGGGGCCTGCAATTGATCTGGAACTTAGTCTTTCCAGTAGTGCTGCTGAATCTGATGTTACTACTTTGCATCTGACCTCCACTTCACCACAAAGTATCGTGAAGGTCCCACATGGTTTTCTTGGAGCTTTTCAGACCGATGAAGTATCAACCGATTCTCATTGGAAGACTGGTAGTGATTTTCATCCCTTACATGTGCCACAGCACAAAGGGTCTAGTTACTGCTCGAAGCAGGCGATAAAAGAAGTTGAGCCATCTCCAAAAAGCCCAGTCAGTTGTACTTCGGGGTCGACAAAGCAGCAGCAACGGAGCTGCTGTATCAAACGGTGTCAGTTCAAGGGATGTGTTAAAGGAGCAAGAGGTGCTTCCGGTTTTTGCATTGCTCATGGTGGAGGCCGTAGGTGTCAGAAACCGGACTGCCATAAAGGAGCCGAAGGTCGAACCGCCTTCTGCAAAGCCCATGGCGGGGGCCGCCGGTGTGAGTTCCTAGGGTGTACTAAGAGTGCAGAAGGACGGACCGATTTCTGCATTGCACATGGGGGTGGACGACGTTGCAGTCATGAAGGCGGCTGCACCCGTGCTGCCAGAGGGAAGTCAGGGTTATGCATTAGACATGGCGGGGGCCGGCGGTGTCAGGAAGAAAACTGCACGAGAAGTGCTGAAGGACTCTCTGGCCTTTGCATTTCACATGGAGGTGGCCGGCGGTGTCAGTACCCGCAGTGCCCTAAAGGGGCTCAAGGAAGCACCGTGTTTTGCAAGGCTCACGGTGGTGGGAAACGTTGCACGTTCGAAGGGTGCAATAAGGGCGCGGAGGGAAGTACGCCTTTCTGTAAGGGCCATGGTGGGGGGAAAAGATGTTCGTTCAAAGGAGGTGGTGGGGTTTGCCCCAAGAGCGTGCACGGCGGGACCCTCTTCTGTGTGGCGCATGGTGGCGGTAAGAGATGTGCTGTACCAGAGTGTTCCAAGAGTGCTAGGGGCCGGACAGATTTTTGTGTGCGCCATGGTGGTGGTAAAAGATGCAAGTTCCAAGGCTGTGGAAAAAGTGCTCAGGGAAGCACTGATTTCTGCAAGGCCCATGGTAGCGGAAAGAGATGTTCGTGGGGTCCACCTGGTTCCGAATTCAGCCAAAATGATATTCCTTGTAACTCAGACAAACGTGTTCATGGTGTTGGCACTCTAGGGGCTGTGATCTTGGATTCAACACCCCAAAATCCTGGGAAGATGAAGGAGATTGTCAATGCAGAGGACATGTATAATAACATTTTGACATCTATCGGTTGGAAATATTTTGGATTCAACCAAGCGAATATGCCAGTAGGTGGAAGCTCATCAGCAGTTTCCGAAGGAAGAGTGCACGGAGGAGGTTTGATGGCAATGTTGGCAGGTGGTTCTGGCCATACATTAAATAGCAGCACGGCACAGTGA